From Cellulomonas chengniuliangii, the proteins below share one genomic window:
- a CDS encoding CTP synthase, translated as MAERADRLSGRSDNTTRHIFVTGGVASSLGKGLTASSLGRLLRSRGMRVTMQKLDPYLNVDPGTMNPFQHGEVFVTEDGAETDLDVGHYERFLDVDLVGSSNVTTGQVYSQVIAKERRGEYLGDTVQVIPHITDEIKTRMRAQADPAVGTPPDVIITEIGGTVGDIESQPFLEAARQVRHDLGRDNVFFLHVSLVPYIGPSGELKTKPTQHSVAALRSIGIQPDAIVCRSDRDIPESTKRKIALFCDVDVEAVVTCKDAPSIYDIPKVLHSEGLDAYVVQRLGLPFRDVDWGSWDALLQRVHAPAHQVEVALVGKYIDLPDAYLSVTEALRAGGFHHDTRVVIRWVTSDDCQTPEDAALALEGVDAVLVPGGFGVRGIEGKLGALRWAREQQVPTLGICLGLQCMVIEYARNVLGLPEASSSEFDTNPADPVVATMAEQLSIVDGAGDLGGTMRLGAYDAVLKEGSVVAEAYGTTKVSERHRHRYEVNNAYRDKLEAAGLVVSGASPDASLVEFVELPRDVHPYYVSTQAHPEFKSRPNRAHPLFAGLVGAALQRRGTDED; from the coding sequence GTGGCAGAGCGCGCAGATCGACTCTCCGGGCGGTCGGACAACACGACCCGGCACATCTTCGTCACCGGAGGCGTCGCCTCCTCTCTCGGCAAGGGCTTGACGGCCAGCAGTCTGGGGCGCTTGCTGCGTTCCCGGGGCATGCGGGTCACGATGCAGAAGCTCGACCCGTACCTGAACGTCGACCCCGGCACGATGAACCCGTTCCAGCACGGTGAGGTCTTCGTCACCGAGGATGGCGCCGAGACCGACCTGGACGTGGGGCACTACGAGCGCTTCCTGGACGTCGACCTGGTCGGCTCCTCGAACGTGACCACCGGCCAGGTGTACTCGCAGGTGATCGCCAAGGAGCGACGCGGCGAGTACCTCGGCGACACCGTGCAGGTCATCCCGCACATCACCGACGAGATCAAGACCCGCATGCGGGCGCAGGCCGACCCCGCTGTCGGGACTCCGCCGGACGTGATCATCACGGAGATCGGCGGCACCGTCGGCGACATCGAGTCGCAGCCCTTCCTCGAGGCGGCCCGGCAGGTCCGGCACGACCTCGGGCGCGACAACGTCTTCTTCCTGCACGTCTCCCTGGTGCCGTACATCGGCCCCAGCGGCGAGCTCAAGACCAAGCCGACGCAGCACTCCGTGGCCGCCCTGCGGTCGATCGGCATCCAGCCCGACGCGATCGTGTGCCGCTCCGACCGGGACATCCCCGAGTCGACGAAGCGCAAGATCGCGCTGTTCTGCGACGTCGACGTCGAGGCGGTCGTCACGTGCAAGGACGCGCCGAGCATCTACGACATCCCCAAGGTGCTGCACTCGGAAGGGCTTGACGCCTACGTGGTGCAGCGGCTCGGCCTGCCGTTCCGCGACGTCGACTGGGGCAGCTGGGACGCCCTGCTGCAGCGCGTGCACGCCCCGGCCCACCAGGTCGAGGTCGCGCTCGTCGGCAAGTACATCGACCTCCCCGACGCGTACCTGTCGGTGACGGAGGCGCTGCGCGCCGGTGGGTTCCACCACGACACCCGGGTGGTCATCCGGTGGGTCACGTCGGACGACTGCCAGACGCCGGAGGACGCCGCCCTGGCGCTCGAGGGCGTGGACGCCGTGCTCGTCCCCGGAGGGTTCGGGGTGCGCGGCATCGAGGGCAAGCTCGGCGCGCTGCGCTGGGCCCGCGAGCAGCAGGTGCCGACGCTCGGCATCTGCCTCGGCCTGCAGTGCATGGTCATCGAGTACGCCCGCAACGTGCTGGGCCTCCCGGAGGCGTCGTCCTCCGAGTTCGACACGAACCCCGCGGACCCGGTCGTGGCGACGATGGCCGAGCAGCTCTCGATCGTGGACGGCGCCGGCGACCTGGGCGGCACCATGCGCCTCGGGGCGTACGACGCGGTGCTCAAGGAGGGCTCGGTCGTGGCCGAGGCGTACGGGACCACCAAGGTCTCCGAGCGCCACCGGCACCGCTACGAGGTCAACAACGCCTACCGCGACAAGCTCGAGGCTGCCGGCCTGGTCGTCTCTGGGGCCTCCCCGGACGCGTCGCTCGTCGAGTTCGTCGAGCTGCCCCGGGACGTGCACCCGTACTACGTCTCGACGCAGGCGCACCCCGAGTTCAAGTCGCGGCCCAACCGGGCGCACCCGCTGTTCGCGGGCCTGGTCGGCGCCGCGCTCCAGCGTCGCGGCACGGACGAGGACTGA